CGGCACCGGCGCAACCGACAACGCAACGGGAAGCGTTGTTGCCCTCGAGGCAATGAGAATTTTACGGGCGCTCGACCTGAAACCCCGAAGAACAATCCGTATCGGACTTTGGACAGGCGAGGAACAAGGATTATTAGGCTCATCAAGTTACGTGAAGAAGCATTTCGGCGAACGGAAGGACACGGCATCGCCTGTTATTTTGAAGCCTGCCGGCGAGAAGTTCTCGGTGTACTTCAACGATGATAACGGAGGAGGCAAGTTCCGCGGCATCTACATGCAAAGTAACCCGGCCGTTCAGCCGATCTTTCGTGCGTGGCTATCTGCAACGGGAGACCCCGCTGCACAAACTCTCACGCTCAGAAATACCGGTTCAACCGATCATGTGCCGTTCGATCAAATCGGACTGCCGGCGTTTCAGTTCATTCAGGATGAAATCGAATACGGCAGCATGACGTGGCATTCAACAATGGACCTGTATGATCGCGTTATCGAGAAAGACCTTCAGCAAAGTGCAGTGAATATGGCAATTTTCGCCTATCATGCCGCTATGCGTGATGAACTCATGCCGAGAAAATAGAACACTTCCAGTTCTTTTTTGCAGGCCGGACTTTGATTCCGGCCTTTTTGTTAAAGAACATTGCTCTTCATGCCGATAATCAAGTTGGACGTGTATGCTGTTCCCAACATACGGCTCAAGAGAATAGATGCAGAAGTATTACAGAATTCTGGACTTGCCCTACGATGCACCACTACCTGAAATAAAGCAAGCATACCGCGACCTGGTACGAATCTGGCATCCCGACCGATACACTCGTGATGAGCGGCTGCAGAAACGGGCAACGCTCAAGCTGATGGAGATCAACGAAGCATACAAGATGTTATGCTCGATAACGCCAAGTGCTGATCAGGCCGCAGAGCCCGAAGAGGCCGAGCCTATTGACTGGAGCAGACCCGGCAGTATGCCGGCTCCGAAAGACCATTCGTTTCAAACTGCACGCAAGGAACCCAAACCACAACAGCGGTGGGGATATGCCGCAGTGCCGGTGTGTGTGTCGGCGATACTCATTTGGAGTGCCGTTTCATTTAGCGAGCCGGATCACGCTGCAAATCCTCTCCCTCCTCCCGATCCCGATTTGATTTCCCAGCTTGCGATACAAACCCGCTTGGCACAGTCAAGTTCGCTTCAAACCGACGCGGTAAGCAGGGATACAGTGAATGCAGAACTGACCGCGACATCAGAGTCGACCCCGGTAAACCGGTAATCATCGGGACACATCCCCGTCACACAACGCTTCACCCTCAAGCAACTCTCTAATGCTTGCTTCTCCCGGCATTTCTGTGTACTCTATCGCTGGCAGATGGTTTGCCTTGCTCACGAATCGAATCGACTAATCCCGCATTCCCCAACCATGCAGACAAAAACCCCGGAACACGTCATGCGCGAAGTAACAACCGACATGGTTCTTCGCGCAATCACTCTTGCGAAAAAGAAAGGACGCACAGTCCGCATAAGCAAAACTGCAAACGGAGTCGGCGTTGATGTTGCTACGCTCGATCCGCGTACGAGTGATGGCAAGGCTGCGCTTGACAAGTTTCTCGCCCAGCCGGCACGCCATTACACAATTTCGGGACTCGGCGCGCCGGAAGAATCGAATGCCATCAACTGGCGACAATTGAATCTTCCGGGATGGAGAAAGATTCTCGTCCTGCTTCAAGTCGGATGTTCATTTCTGATGAAAGGCACGCCGTTCAAGAACAAATGGTACCGATGGATGGGCTGTACTATTGGAAAGAATGTTGAGATCATGCAGATGGCGTGGTTGGATCATTTCCGTCCCGAACTGATTTTCATTGGCAACAACACGCTGCTCGGGGCTTTCACGCGCATCACTTGTCACGCGTACGAGGGCTGCGGAAAGTTTCGTTACGGACTGGTGGAGATTGGATCGAACTGTACAATCGGGGCGGGAACGGGCATCGGAATGATTCGCATCGAGGATAACGTGAGGACGTTGCCCGGTACCACGGTTTCTCCATTTCTAGCGCGTATTCGTGCCGGCTCTGTTGTCGGTTATGACCCGCCTTCTGTAAAGCTTCCCGAACCGGAAACTCCACCTTCCGCATGAATGACAACCAAAGGTCGTAGACTCGAAACAACATACACTTGCCTGATATGCCGTACAATACACTTACTCCCGAGCTAACCGGTTCGTTCATTTCAATTGTTGGTGGTGAGAATGCTCTTACCGACGACGAGGCAAAATCCGTTTACGGTCAGGATGAAACCGAGGACTTCTCATTTCCTCCCGAACTTATTCTCAAGCCATCAACGGCTCAGCAAGTTTCCGAAATCATGAAACTTGCACACCGGCATATTATTCCTGTTACACCGCGTGGCGGCGGTACGGGACTTTCGGGCGGAGCGTTGCCCGTACACGGGGGCATAGTACTTTCGATGGAGAAGTTCAATCGCATCATCGATATTGATGAGAAGAACTTTCAGGCAACAGTGGAACCGGGAGTCATCACCCAGATATTTCAGGAAGAATGCGAGAAGCGCGGACTCTACTATCCACCCGATCCTTCATCACGCGGCAGCTCACAACTCGGCGGTAATCTCGCAGAATGTGCCGGTGGACCGAGGGCTGTAAAGTACGGTGTGACAAAGGATTACGTGCTCGGCGTCGAAGCCGTTCTTCCAACGGGTGAGATCATCAACGCGGGCGGACGGGTCCTCAAGAATGTTTCCGGCTACAACCTGACGCAGTTGATCGTCGGAAGTGAAGGAACGCTTGCCGTCATCACGAAAATACTTTTCCGTCTCATTCCTCTTCCACGAATGAAGAAGGTACTCCTCGTCCCCTTCAATTCTCTTGAGAATGCCGTAGCCGCAGTTGCTGTAATCTTTCAACGCGGCATTACACCGTCGGCGTTGGAGTTCATGGAACAAGCGGCAGTCAGGGCGGCAGAGATGCAGTTGGGCAAGACTTTCCCGAATGGAACCGCCGAAGCGCAGCTTCTCATAGAGGTTGACGGCAACTACGAAGAGACACTCGCCAAGGACATCGATGTCATCGCCGAAGTCGTTGAAAAACACGGCGCCAGCAATGTGCTGCTTGCGGAAGATCGGCAGAAAATTGAAGATGTGTGGGCGCTCCGGCGAAGCATGGGCGAAGCGGTGAAGAAGATATCAACATATAAAGAAGAAGACACTGTCGTTCCCCGGGCTCATCTTCCGCAACTCATACGGGGAGTAAAGGAAATATGTGGGAGATACGGCATCACCTCCATTTGCTACGGTCACGCGGGTGATGGCAACGTTCACGTCAACATCCTCAAAGACAAGATGGATGATACAAAATGGGAGAAACACCTTGACACGGCCATTCGTGAGATATTTCGACTGACAGTCTCACTCGGAGGAACCATCTCCGGGGAGCATGGCATCGGCTACTCGCAGAAAGCGTATCTTCCCATTGCCCTCTCCCCCGCCGAACTCACTCTGATGAAAGAAATCAAACGGACGTTCGATCCCAACAATATTCTGAACCCGGGGAAGATATTCGAGTGTTGATATTCCGTTCATATCAAAAAGAAGGGACGCAGGTTACTGCGTCCCCTTTGTTTCTGAAAGACCTTCAGCCTACTTCGTCGGTGCCACGGCCAATCCCTCAGCAACTTCTGCTACTTCCTCTTTCACAGGCTTCGGCTCATGATGCACCTCATGCCCGAATACATTAAAGTACTTTGCCACAAATCCGAACGCAACAAACCCGAACGCTACCAGACCGGCTGTGACAGCCAGTTCCTGCCACGAGGGAATGTACATGCGGTTCGGATATTGCTCCATGCTGGTGATCGCCGTGTTGATGCGGTGAGCAATGAAACCAAGAATCACCAGAACAGACGAGTAGAATAATCCGGCTTTGTTTTCACGAATCTTCTTGCTCAGCAGCAGGAAGAATGGCACTATCACCCCGAGAACAAGCTCTCCGGCAAACAGTATGCTCTGGTAGTTGATCTCGAATGCAAACTTCAGGGCATCCCGGGTAATCAAATCCTGTACGCGGACAGTGAAGTAGAGAGCCAGTACAACGACAATCACTCGTGCCAACTCCGACAGCAGCGGCATCTCAATCTCCCGCCCGAATGCCCGTGACGAGAGGAATGATTCAAATACTGTCATCGCCAATCCTGCGGCTACGCAGGAGATGATGAAGAGGAAGGGAATAATCTCGGAATACCACAGCGGATGCATCCGGCTCGGGATGATGAGGAATAATGAGCCAAGCGACGACTGATGAAGCGTCGAAAGAATCACGCCCAACACCACCAACGGTATCGTAATAGCCTTGATGATCTTCAGCGGGCGTTCGAGATTGAAGCGCTCAAACACCACCGGACTGAATTCAAGCGCCAGCACTGTTGTGTACAACATCACGCACCACGCAACTTCGAACATCACCGAATGAGGATTCCAGTAGATCAGTGCATGCCAAATTGCCCAAGGGCGGCCAAGATCAACCATTAGTCCGGCAATGACGAGAAGATAGCCAAGAAATGCCGTCAGAATCGTCGGACGTAAGATGGGACGAAACCGTTCGATGTTAAAAAGGTAGACGGTAGCAGCAATCGTGAAGCCGCCTGCCGCCAATCCGACACCGACCAGAATGTCGAAGCCGATCCAGATGCCCCATGGAAACGTATCAACGAGGTTGGTGGATGGACCGAGGCCGGTTGAAAAGCGCCACACGGCGGCAATTGCGCCGGCGGTCATCAGCGCCACCGCAACCGCTTTCCAGAATGTAACCTTAAAGAGACCGGGAAAATTCATAGGAGTATCCTTTAGTTTCAGAGTTCAAGTTCTGTTTCTCTAGTTGTGCAATTCCTGCTTTTGTTTCTCTTCCGCTTCAAACCGGGCTACTTCGGTGCGTCGCTTGGTAATCCAGTTGATACCAAACAATACGACACCCGCCGCAACCGAGTATTTCGGAATCTGCGAAAGCACTCGCCACGACAGCTCGGGAATCGGATTCTTCGGGACATTCATCGGGAAGCCCAATTCCTCGAACGGGACATTGGAGATGAACATCACTGCCGTCCCGCCCGCCTCATGCAAACCGTAGATATAGTCGATGTACTCGCCCGGATTCTCGTCAATACGTCTGCGGGCTTCCTTGATCAACTCATCACGATCGCCGAATACCGTCGCTTCAACAGGGCATGCCTCGGAGCAGGCCGTTTGTCCGCCTGCGGCAACAAGCTCGTAGCACATTTTGCATTTCTGCACCCGCGGCGACAAGCTTGTCCACTCGTACCGGGGCACTTCAAACGGGCAGGCCTGCATGCAGTACCGGCAACCAATGCACTTCGATTCGTCGTACAGAACCGCGCCGGTTTCGGTTTTCGTGAACGCCCCGACGAGGCAGGCAGAAACGCAAGTCGGTTGTTCACAGTGCATGCACATGCGTCGGACGTATGTCTGGTCGTTGTTGTAGCTCTGCACAACCGTGTAGTGTGTTGCGGAAAGCTCGGTCGCTTCCTCTTCCGGAAGATGATTTGTTACGGCGCAGGCACGGCTGCATTCCCCGCAACCCACGCATCGTGTGATGTCGATGAGCAATCCTTTTGATTTACGCATTGTCGTATTCTCCATTCAATGGCGTTTCACTTTCAGTGGTGAGAAATGTTGATTCGAACTCTTCCCACACGCGTTCATCGAATTCTTTCAGTACACCCGCTGCCGGAACGCCGCCATCCTGCATGGCCGCAAATTCGAGCTGCGGCACGCGGGCGACGAGAAATTCTTTCACCAGATCATTCTGCTTCTTCAGCCATTCGATGGCTCGTTCACCACTCAGGAATGACGTCAACGAACGGGCTCCGTCTGCCGGAATCAGCTTGAACAGCCATCCCGTCGTATAGGGATTCTGCGACGCCATTGACGGCGATTGCAGTGCTGAGTGATTGATTGCCGATATTTGTCCCTCAAACGGCATATCAAGGGCGAGACTCTTGTTCTTTTCCCGAAGGACAATCGGCCTTTCGCCTCGGCCGACAATCTGGCCTTCTCTCGGCAGCTCAATTCGCTCGACCTTTCCCGTCAAGCCGAACAGGAAGTTGTCAATACCGACAGTGATGCTGTTGTCTCGCTCGCGCCTCATCCACAAGTGGTTGGGAGCAAGAACCAGATCATCCGACAAATTCCAATGTGATGCAGGGAAAAGCGGTGTTGAACGCAGCGCCGCCGTGCTGAGCGCTTTTTGTTTTCTCCGCTGAACAATGTAGTCGGCTGCGAGAAATGCGATTAATGTTAAGAGTACGAGTAAGACTGTCATGTTAGGATCTCCTTAGTTTGATACTATGTGTTCACCATTGAGGAACTGATTTCTTCGAATGCAGGTTGTCGCCTGCCTGATCGCCGGTGAGGAAAAACTCCCTCTCAAGCGTATTCCATTCTTCATCCGACACCTTGTCTGCCAGATCTTTCACGATCACGCCTCCGTCCTGATACATGAGGGCCGGGGTTGTCGAGAAAATCCGAACGAGTTGTTCTTTTGCCTGCTCAAGCCATTGCTGCATCGCTTTTCCCGTAAACAGGTTATTGAGTTGCGCGTGCAACTTCATCGGGCGAATGCGCAGCAACCAACCGTCGTTGTACGGCGAGGAATTGACGAGCAACGGATTGTTTAGCACCATTTCATTCTTCTCAATTACCCTTCCGCTCACCGGGCTCACCATCCGTACAACTCGATTCCCATGTCTGACGGACCACGCGACACTGCCCTGCCCGACTCGCCTCAGCAATCGCGGCAGTTCCACTGAATCAATCGTGCCGATAAGCGATTGGGCAAACTCGTCAACTCCGACAAGCACGTCTCCGTCCTCGGTCATTTTCATCCATGTGTGGCCCGGATGTACATACCGTCGGACAAACACAGGTTGCGTTTCTTCCTTCTTCTTCGTTTTGCGAAACATTCCCCAAACGATGAGCGCGCAAGCAGTCAAGAATGCAAGTATCGCTGACATGTTGGGCTCCTTTCTTTCTTTTCTGTTCTTGATGTAAGATTGACTTCTGAACTTCACAACAATCATACTTCCAATAACCCTGCCAGAAACAAGCTTTGCAAAAAGAAACGACGCCTCTTTAACTCATTGTTACACAATAGGTTACAAACTGATTGGTGCGGATTCCAGCCACAGGAATTCGGAAAAAAACTCTTGTGTTGAATCATGCAACACCAGTCAATCAGTGAAGACGCGTCAGTCATGCCATTGATATTGAGATATAACGAGTTACGATGATGTTAGAATTTTCAACAGAAAATTGAAGAACTCAACACGAAATTTTCCACGCTTTCAGTATACGCTACTGTTCACTTCTTCCATACCATCGCATTTCTTCTTATTTTGTTTTTTTGAATTCTGGAGAATGTGATGAATTTTGCTGCATGTCGATACTTTTTCGTTGTGTTGGCCGCTTTGCTGATCGGCTTTGCATCGTGCAAGGATGATGTTCCGGCGAACGACCCGAATCAATCCGTTGTGTTGACCGGACCAACGGTGTTTGTTCAAGCAGGACTACTCAGGCTTCCGCAAGGCATTGCCGTTGATGCTTCGGGAAACGTCTGGGTGGCGGATACGAGAAACAACAGAATCCGCAAATTCTCGACGGCTGGAACGCAAACCGATTCCATCAACGTCACGTCCCCTTCAGCAATCGCATTTGACAAGAACACGGGAGATCTTTTCATAGTTGAAAACAGTTCAACTGTTTTGCGGTATATCGTACAAACACGAACTTGGATTGCAGCATTTCCCTTCATTCCCTTCACAGGGAATTCTACGTCGGTTTTTGATGTCGGCAACAGAGGTACAGTCTCAATCAATGTCGCGGTACTTGAGTTGGGCGATATTGATACATCGCCTTCGGGCGATATCTACGTCAGCGGACGCGGCTCGCCTGCGAATTTCGTCGCCCGCATACTTCACGGAAACATCAGCATCGTTGCCGCATCATTTCTTGACAGCAGCATCGCACGGCCGTTGATGCTGGCGGCGGATGGTTTCGGGACGGTTTTCACTGCGTTCAGATTCTCACGCGGCCCGACTTCGCAAACAGAATTGTATGCCTGCATTCCTTCCAACATCCAGCAAAGTCATGTTATGGCCGAACCGTTCATCTCCGGCGCCGCGCAAGGAGCGACAGTCGATGCAGCGGGATATCTGTATATTGCGGACGCTGGTACGCAAGAACTGGTTGTGGTATCGACAGCTTCCGAGAGAACCGTCGCCCGCCATCTGATTCCCGACGTCGGCGGCTTTTCCATGACTCCACAGGATATTTCAGTTGCATCTGATGGTTCTGTGTACGTAGTTGTAACCGACAGGCTCGGCACGGAAGCAGGGGCGGTTCTCAAGTACACACGATCAACACGTTAACATCATCAACGAAAGGCTCCCCTATGAAGGCCCTCATTGCAGACGCTTTCCCCGAAAAGTACATCTCCGCTATTACCGAATCCGGTGTTGCAGTTGAATACAAACCGAAACTCAAAGCCGAAGAACTTGCTGCGGCAATTGGTGACTCCACCATCCTCATCGTCCGCTCCACAAAAGTGGGAGCTGATTGTATTTCAACGGCAAAAAACCTCACACTCATTATCCGTGCCGGTGCCGGAGTCAATACCATCGACATGAAAAGCGCAAACGAGCGGGGTATTTACGTGACGAATTGTCCGGGCAAGAACTCCATCGCCGTTGCCGAGCTTGCAATGGGATTGTTGCTCGCCCTCGACCGCCGTATTGCCGACAATGTGATCGACTTGCGAAATGGAAAATGGAACAAAGGCGAATACTCAAAAGCCGATGGCGTGTACGGTAAAACGTTGGGCGTCGTTGGCGTCGGGCAGATCGGGATGGAAGTGATTTCGCGAGCGAAGGCCTTCGGTTTGCACGTCATCGGCTGGTCAAAGTCCCTGACGCGGGAAAAGGCAGAAGCGCTTGGCATTCAACATGCCGGCACCATTCAGGATCTTGTGCCGAAATGCGATATCGTTTCAGTTCATCTGGCATTGAAACCTGAAACGCGGGGCATCATCAGCAGAAGCATCATCGATCAGATGAAGCCGGGGACAGTCTTCCTCAACACCTCACGGGCGGAAGTTGTTGATGAAGCGGCACTTGCGGATGCCGTCCGTGCCGGTACAATCCGCGTCGGAACAGACGTGTTTGTCGGCGAGCCGGAAGAGAAGAAGGGAGAATTCAAAAGCGGATTTGCTTCGCTTCCCGGCGTGTACGGCACGCATCATATCGGCGCTTCAACAGAACAGGCACAGAATGCCGTGGCAGAGGAAACAGTCGCCATCATTCGGGAGTACATTCAACAGGGCAACGTACGCAACTGGGTGAACCGCGCAAAGAAAACCGCCGCAACATGGCAGCTTGTTGTGCGGCACTACGACAAGCCCGGCGTTCTCGCCGATGTGTTGGGAGAACTAAAAGCCTCCAACATCAACGTCGAAGAAATGGAGAATGTGATTTTCGATGGAGGGAAAACTGCCTGCGCGACTATTCGGCTTGCTGCAAAACCTTCAGACGAGGTGTTGAAGAAGATGCTGTCACGAAGTGATGAGGTGATTCAGGCGAGTTTGAATGCGCTGTAGAAGACTATCCGCTTACCCGGCGATGCGCTTGTACGAATGAGGATCCGTTGCCCCCTCAGTCGAGATAACAAGGACCCTGCTGTAGGAATCAATGTCGAGTTTCTTGCGCATCTCATCATTCTTGTCTGAGAACATCTCCAGTAACGCCCCCATCCCGGCCGCCCCGGTTTCTCCGCTCACAATGCCGGACTCTGCAAGAAGCCGCATTGCTTCCATCGCCTTCTCGTCTGAAATCGACACGAAACATCGAATCCCTTTTTGCATCACAGGAAACGAGACCAGCGACGGCGAGTCGCAGTTCATCCCCACCATCATCAATGTGTGCGGGCCGGGAATCCTGACGATGTTGCCGGCCTTCACCGATTCAAGCGCACACGCGGCGGAATCCGGCTCCACTCCTATGATTGTCGTCGATGAGCCGCTCCCGCGGTAGTGACGTACAACCGCTTCGGCGAACGAGCCGTTGCCAATCTGCACAAGCACGTGTGTCGGCTGAGGCTGACTCATCGTAGCAAGAGCATCATCAATTTCGTGCAACATTGTTGAGTAGCCTTCGACAACGTAGCGCGGAATTTGTTCGTACCCCGCCCATCCATTATCCTGAATAAGCAAGCCACCCGCATTGATTGCATCACGCTCCGCCCGTTCAACAGCCTCATCGTACGTTCCGTCAACGATCATTACTGATGCCCCCTCGCTTTCAATCGCGCAGATGCGAGCCTCGGCAGTCCCCTTCGGAACGAAGATGTAAGCCTTCAGTCCGAACAGTTTCGCAACGCGGGCAACTGCCCTTCCGTGATTTCCATCGGTTGCAGAATAGAGAACAATCGGCCCGCTTGAGTTCACCCTCTCTCTCAGATCGTCAACAGTCCGCCAATCTGTTTGCAGATCGGGAAATCGATCACAGAGCACACGGTACGTTGCCCATGAAGCTCCGAGAATCTTGAATGCGGGAAGTCCGAGTCGGGAGGACTCATCTTTCACGTATACGCCTGCAACGCCAAGTTGTGAAGCAAGTGAAGGCAAGGAATGCAGCGGGGTCGGCTTGTACCCCTGCAGTTTTCTGTGAAATTCAAGCGGCGTCCGGCCCGGCTTCTCGAACGAAGAATCAGGCTCGAATGACGGATTCACGAAGATCATTTGGCGAGAATCATCTTCTTCGAGTCAACGTAAGCTCCGGCTCTTAATCGGTAGAAATAGACGCCGCTTGCAAGATTGGATGCGTCCACCGTCAGTTGATGAGTACCCGCTTCCTTCAATTCGCTCAGCAACACCGCCACTTCCCTGCCCAATACATCATAGACGTTGAGGCTTACGTGGGTGATTGTTGAAATCTGATAGGAGATTGTTGTCGACGGATTGAATGGGTTTGGATAATTTTGATGAAGCTCATATGATCCCGGCAACTCTGAAACGGATTGCCGTACAGACGCTATGACACCAAGCTCTCCGTTCAAGTTCAACTCTTGAGCATACACGCCGTTGTCGTCAGAACGGTTATCCGACCAGACAAGAATCGAGTTGCCTGTCTGCGTCATCACGCCGCCGAGTCTTCCTTTGCTGCTCGCAACAGAACTCACATCCTTTATTGTTCCACCCCACAGTACATTGCCATTCCGATCAACTCTGAATCCTC
This sequence is a window from Bacteroidota bacterium. Protein-coding genes within it:
- a CDS encoding J domain-containing protein encodes the protein MQKYYRILDLPYDAPLPEIKQAYRDLVRIWHPDRYTRDERLQKRATLKLMEINEAYKMLCSITPSADQAAEPEEAEPIDWSRPGSMPAPKDHSFQTARKEPKPQQRWGYAAVPVCVSAILIWSAVSFSEPDHAANPLPPPDPDLISQLAIQTRLAQSSSLQTDAVSRDTVNAELTATSESTPVNR
- a CDS encoding FAD-binding protein, with product MPYNTLTPELTGSFISIVGGENALTDDEAKSVYGQDETEDFSFPPELILKPSTAQQVSEIMKLAHRHIIPVTPRGGGTGLSGGALPVHGGIVLSMEKFNRIIDIDEKNFQATVEPGVITQIFQEECEKRGLYYPPDPSSRGSSQLGGNLAECAGGPRAVKYGVTKDYVLGVEAVLPTGEIINAGGRVLKNVSGYNLTQLIVGSEGTLAVITKILFRLIPLPRMKKVLLVPFNSLENAVAAVAVIFQRGITPSALEFMEQAAVRAAEMQLGKTFPNGTAEAQLLIEVDGNYEETLAKDIDVIAEVVEKHGASNVLLAEDRQKIEDVWALRRSMGEAVKKISTYKEEDTVVPRAHLPQLIRGVKEICGRYGITSICYGHAGDGNVHVNILKDKMDDTKWEKHLDTAIREIFRLTVSLGGTISGEHGIGYSQKAYLPIALSPAELTLMKEIKRTFDPNNILNPGKIFEC
- the hybB gene encoding Ni/Fe-hydrogenase cytochrome b subunit, which translates into the protein MNFPGLFKVTFWKAVAVALMTAGAIAAVWRFSTGLGPSTNLVDTFPWGIWIGFDILVGVGLAAGGFTIAATVYLFNIERFRPILRPTILTAFLGYLLVIAGLMVDLGRPWAIWHALIYWNPHSVMFEVAWCVMLYTTVLALEFSPVVFERFNLERPLKIIKAITIPLVVLGVILSTLHQSSLGSLFLIIPSRMHPLWYSEIIPFLFIISCVAAGLAMTVFESFLSSRAFGREIEMPLLSELARVIVVVLALYFTVRVQDLITRDALKFAFEINYQSILFAGELVLGVIVPFFLLLSKKIRENKAGLFYSSVLVILGFIAHRINTAITSMEQYPNRMYIPSWQELAVTAGLVAFGFVAFGFVAKYFNVFGHEVHHEPKPVKEEVAEVAEGLAVAPTK
- a CDS encoding 4Fe-4S dicluster domain-containing protein yields the protein MRKSKGLLIDITRCVGCGECSRACAVTNHLPEEEATELSATHYTVVQSYNNDQTYVRRMCMHCEQPTCVSACLVGAFTKTETGAVLYDESKCIGCRYCMQACPFEVPRYEWTSLSPRVQKCKMCYELVAAGGQTACSEACPVEATVFGDRDELIKEARRRIDENPGEYIDYIYGLHEAGGTAVMFISNVPFEELGFPMNVPKNPIPELSWRVLSQIPKYSVAAGVVLFGINWITKRRTEVARFEAEEKQKQELHN
- a CDS encoding glycine cleavage system protein H — its product is MSAILAFLTACALIVWGMFRKTKKKEETQPVFVRRYVHPGHTWMKMTEDGDVLVGVDEFAQSLIGTIDSVELPRLLRRVGQGSVAWSVRHGNRVVRMVSPVSGRVIEKNEMVLNNPLLVNSSPYNDGWLLRIRPMKLHAQLNNLFTGKAMQQWLEQAKEQLVRIFSTTPALMYQDGGVIVKDLADKVSDEEWNTLEREFFLTGDQAGDNLHSKKSVPQW
- a CDS encoding SMP-30/gluconolactonase/LRE family protein yields the protein MNFAACRYFFVVLAALLIGFASCKDDVPANDPNQSVVLTGPTVFVQAGLLRLPQGIAVDASGNVWVADTRNNRIRKFSTAGTQTDSINVTSPSAIAFDKNTGDLFIVENSSTVLRYIVQTRTWIAAFPFIPFTGNSTSVFDVGNRGTVSINVAVLELGDIDTSPSGDIYVSGRGSPANFVARILHGNISIVAASFLDSSIARPLMLAADGFGTVFTAFRFSRGPTSQTELYACIPSNIQQSHVMAEPFISGAAQGATVDAAGYLYIADAGTQELVVVSTASERTVARHLIPDVGGFSMTPQDISVASDGSVYVVVTDRLGTEAGAVLKYTRSTR
- a CDS encoding diaminopropionate ammonia-lyase, translated to MIFVNPSFEPDSSFEKPGRTPLEFHRKLQGYKPTPLHSLPSLASQLGVAGVYVKDESSRLGLPAFKILGASWATYRVLCDRFPDLQTDWRTVDDLRERVNSSGPIVLYSATDGNHGRAVARVAKLFGLKAYIFVPKGTAEARICAIESEGASVMIVDGTYDEAVERAERDAINAGGLLIQDNGWAGYEQIPRYVVEGYSTMLHEIDDALATMSQPQPTHVLVQIGNGSFAEAVVRHYRGSGSSTTIIGVEPDSAACALESVKAGNIVRIPGPHTLMMVGMNCDSPSLVSFPVMQKGIRCFVSISDEKAMEAMRLLAESGIVSGETGAAGMGALLEMFSDKNDEMRKKLDIDSYSRVLVISTEGATDPHSYKRIAG